A single Gemmatimonadota bacterium DNA region contains:
- a CDS encoding FAD-dependent oxidoreductase, whose protein sequence is MTVKRLLLAVLVAAAVAGFFVFDLAELFSLESLKARQAELDGFYRENPWTTIGGYFAAYVIMAGLSLPGAAIMTLAGGAILGFVTGTIVVSFASTIGATLAFLVGRFLFRDAVQNRFGSQLRAANEGVERDGAFYLFMLRLVPVFPFFAINLLMALTPMKAVTFYLVSQIGMLAGSMVYVNAGTRIAQIESLGGILSPGLLGAFALLGVFPLVARWTARGLESGRALRGWMKPKRFDRNLIVVGAGAAGLVTAYIAAAVKAKVTLIEREKMGGDCLNTGCVPSKTLIRSARFAHDVKRHRALGFADANERHDFPELMARVRRVIARIEPHDSVERYEGLGVEVIQGEARVTGPWSVEVKGETLTTRHIVIATGAGPFVPAIPGLDEVGYFTSETIWTLTEHPGRLLVLGCGPVGCELAQSFQRLGVPVTQLEVLPRILVTEDEDASALVEGRMREEGVDLHTGHRVVRFAHEGGEKVAYAEHEGGTARFAFDHLLVAVGRKARVEGFGLEEVGVTLKDGRIETDEMLRTRVPTIFACGDCVGPYQFTHAASHQAWHAAVNSLFSNPFKRFRVDYSVLPLVTFTDPEVARVGLNERQAAKRGVEVQVTRYDLAGLDRAIADEEAVGFVKILTRPGKDRILGATVVGERAGELVAELALAMKHGIGLNKILGTVHAYPTLAEANKMAAGVWKRTHAPERVLRLVERYHVWRRR, encoded by the coding sequence GTGACGGTGAAGAGGCTCCTCCTCGCCGTGCTCGTCGCCGCGGCGGTCGCGGGTTTCTTCGTCTTCGATCTGGCGGAGCTCTTTTCCCTCGAATCCCTGAAGGCCCGGCAGGCCGAGCTCGACGGGTTTTACCGCGAGAACCCCTGGACCACCATTGGAGGCTATTTCGCCGCGTACGTGATCATGGCCGGGCTCTCCCTTCCCGGAGCTGCGATCATGACGCTCGCCGGGGGCGCGATCCTCGGGTTCGTCACCGGGACGATCGTCGTTTCCTTCGCGTCCACGATCGGAGCCACCCTCGCCTTCCTGGTCGGACGGTTCTTGTTCCGCGACGCCGTGCAGAACCGCTTCGGGAGCCAACTCAGGGCAGCGAACGAGGGGGTGGAGAGGGACGGGGCGTTCTACCTCTTCATGCTCCGCCTCGTCCCCGTCTTTCCCTTCTTCGCGATCAATCTCCTGATGGCGCTGACCCCGATGAAGGCCGTGACCTTCTACCTGGTGAGCCAGATCGGGATGCTCGCGGGGTCGATGGTCTATGTGAACGCGGGGACGCGGATCGCGCAGATCGAGTCGCTCGGGGGGATCCTCTCTCCGGGCCTCCTCGGGGCCTTCGCCCTCCTGGGCGTCTTCCCCCTGGTCGCACGCTGGACCGCACGCGGGCTCGAGAGCGGGCGCGCGCTCCGCGGCTGGATGAAGCCGAAGCGCTTCGACCGGAATCTGATCGTGGTCGGGGCGGGGGCGGCGGGGCTGGTCACCGCGTACATCGCGGCGGCGGTGAAGGCGAAGGTCACGCTCATCGAACGGGAGAAGATGGGCGGCGACTGCCTGAACACGGGGTGCGTTCCCTCGAAGACGCTGATCCGCTCGGCCCGCTTCGCTCACGATGTGAAGCGCCATCGGGCGCTGGGATTCGCGGACGCGAACGAACGCCACGACTTCCCGGAGCTGATGGCACGCGTGCGAAGAGTCATCGCCCGGATCGAGCCGCACGATTCGGTCGAACGCTACGAGGGTCTGGGCGTCGAGGTGATCCAGGGGGAAGCCCGCGTGACGGGCCCCTGGTCCGTCGAAGTGAAGGGGGAGACACTCACGACCCGTCACATCGTGATCGCAACCGGTGCGGGGCCATTCGTGCCGGCGATCCCGGGGCTGGACGAGGTCGGGTACTTCACCTCGGAGACGATCTGGACGCTCACCGAACACCCCGGGCGGCTTCTCGTCCTGGGGTGCGGCCCCGTGGGATGCGAGCTCGCCCAGAGCTTTCAGCGGCTCGGGGTGCCGGTCACGCAGCTCGAGGTCCTTCCGCGGATCCTCGTGACTGAAGACGAAGACGCCTCCGCCCTCGTGGAGGGGCGCATGCGCGAAGAGGGGGTGGACCTCCACACCGGGCACCGTGTGGTTCGCTTTGCCCACGAGGGGGGAGAGAAGGTGGCCTATGCCGAACACGAGGGCGGGACCGCCCGATTCGCCTTCGACCACCTCCTCGTCGCCGTCGGGCGCAAGGCGCGAGTGGAGGGATTCGGGCTCGAAGAAGTCGGTGTCACGCTCAAGGACGGCCGGATCGAGACGGATGAGATGCTCCGGACCCGGGTGCCGACGATCTTCGCCTGCGGCGACTGTGTCGGGCCGTACCAGTTCACGCACGCGGCGTCGCACCAGGCGTGGCACGCGGCGGTGAATTCCCTCTTTTCGAACCCGTTCAAGCGGTTTCGAGTGGACTACTCGGTCCTCCCCCTCGTCACCTTCACGGATCCCGAGGTCGCACGCGTGGGACTCAACGAGCGGCAAGCGGCGAAGCGGGGGGTCGAAGTGCAGGTCACCCGCTACGACCTGGCCGGGCTCGACCGCGCGATCGCGGACGAGGAGGCCGTCGGGTTCGTGAAGATTCTCACCCGGCCGGGGAAGGATCGAATCCTGGGGGCGACGGTCGTGGGAGAGCGGGCGGGCGAGCTGGTCGCCGAGCTCGCCCTCGCCATGAAGCACGGCATCGGGCTGAATAAGATCCTCGGGACCGTGCACGCGTATCCGACCCTCGCGGAGGCCAACAAAATGGCCGCGGGGGTCTGGAAGCGGACCCACGCGCCCGAGCGTGTCCTTCGGCTGGTGGAACGTTATCATGTCTGGCGCCGGAGGTGA